CGAGGCCTGTGTCATCGGACACCCGGGAGGAGGAGTGAAAAAAATGAGTCCTACGTGGGTCgtggagaaagagaggcgagagaatAATGACAATTTAGAAGACTGCGAGGAATTTTGCAGTCTTTGCGAAATCAATCAGCAGATCAAAAACGACCCGTATGAAAATATCTACATCACCTACAACACTCTCATGCACCACGGCTCTtccggtgttctgacaaaacgtcctactttggcaaaacgtcctaccAGTAGGATAATTTTACGCTGCCTTATGACAAACTGCCCTACTTTGGCAAAATGTCCTACTGTACGtaatttatgcacatttctgctgccACACAATAATTCCAGTACAAATTTAAGTAGGTAtgacggtttgccacttaactttgcccatcagagtatgTTTGTAGCTGATATTCATAAAGCCAGTACGGTTTGACACTTCTTTTTACCCATTAAAGTGTGCTTGTAggtcacattcacaaaggtagcatgttttggcacgtaattcttcccgtcagagtatgcttctagtttataataacaaaggtagcatgttttggcacgtaattcttcccgtcagaaTTATGCTTCTTGCTCTTATTAACAaaggtagcatgttttggcacgtaattcttcccgtcagaaTTATGCTTCTTGCTCTTATTAACAaaggtagcatgttttggcacgtaattcttcccgtcagagtatgcttctactttataataacaacggtagcatgttttggcacgtaattcttcccgtcagagtatgcttcttgctcttattaacaaaggtagcatgttttggcacgtaattcttcccgtcagagtatgcttctTGCTCTtattcacaaaggtagcatggtttggcacgtaattcttcccgtcagagtatgcttctTGCTCTtattcacaaaggtagcatggtttggcacgtaattcttcccgtcagagtatgcttctactttataataacaaaggtagcatgttttggcacgtaattcttcccgtcagagtatgcttctagtttataataacaaaggtagcatgttttggcacgtaattcttcccgtcagagtatgcttctagtttataataacaaaggtagcatgttttgtacgtaattcttcccgtcagaaTTATGCTTCTTGCTCTTATTAACAaaggtagcatgttttggcacgtaattcttccgtcagagtatgcttctTGCTCTtattcacaaaggtagcatggtttggcacgtaattcttcccgtcagagtatgcttctTGCTCTtattcacaaaggtagcatggtttggcacgtaattcttcccgtcagagtatgcttctTGCTCTtattcacaaaggtagcatggtttggcacgtaattcttcccgtcagagtatgcttctactttataataacaaaggtagcatgttttggcacgtaattcttcccgtcagagtatgcttctagtttataataacaaaggtagcatgttttggcacgtaattcttcccgtcagagtatgcttctagtttataataacaaaggtagcatgttttggcacgtaattcttcccgtcagagtatgcttctagtTTATATTAACAAAGATAGCATGGTTTGGCActtgtttgtagaagcagtctgcatgccaaggtGCTTAAGTTATACAGCTGTCACCAttgaagtgattggaacacttGACTATATAAACTTTGACAATGAACTCACTCCATTATAGTTACAGTATATATTTACTGAATAtatttacagatatatatatatatatacatatatatatatatatatgtatatatatatatatatatatatatatatatatatatatattttgatatttacagatccaacagaacacagggagaaagaagtggaaaagaaacAGTATTCATAACAAattatgcacattttttttttttttttaagtacttgaccaggctgctctttgtactttactgtgactgacagcatatatttacagatatatatatttgatatttacagatccaacagaacacagggagaaagaagtggaaaagaaacAGTATTCATAACAAATTATGCACATTTGTCGCACAAGTACTTGACCAGGCTGCTCTCATATTGAGCACATCCAAAATGTGCCCATCTGAGACAAAGTCACACTGCACCTGAAGAGGGAGAAGGGGGTGTGTAAGTGTGTTAACCAACATTACGAATTTCATGAGAAAATAAttactacagtggcttgcaaaagtattcgcccccttgaacttttccacattttgtcagattgcattcacaaacatgaatcaattttattggaattccacgtgaaagaacAACGTCTCTACCTGGTAGAGGCATACCCTAAAGgtctggcagctgtaattgcagataaaggtggttctacaaagtattgactcaggggctgaataattacgcacacccacttttcagttattcatttgtaaaaattgtttggaatcatgtacgACTGTCGTTCCACTCCTCACgtatacaccactttgtattggtctttcacgtggaattacaattaaaattgattcgtgtttgtggctgtaatatgacaaaatgtggaaaagttcaagggggccgaataatGTTGCAAGCAACTGTATATTGCATTtgtggtttatttgttttaccatTTCAATCATACTGGACTCAGGATCGGCTTCCAGCATGGAACAAACCACACAGTAGTCATCAGCATTACCTAGAAACACACCGGCGTTCAACATAacagtttttaaacaaaactgaaagtgCTATTGCAATACAAAAGCACATGACTCAACTTACTTTGATGTTCTAGCAGTTCGCAAGCAATTTCTGTGCGTTGCAGCCCAATGGCTTCTGGAGTGGACAGCACCCTAGTAACCTCTCCACTCATAAGGTAGTGTTCGGcaaactgtaaaatatgttACAGTAATTGCAATTGATTAACTTAATTCTagttaaatacaataaatacaattaaatacaatggatggatggatggatggcttaTTAAATACCTTCAACACTAAAACTCCACAACTGCTGGAGTCCATCTGCTTGTTGTGTGGCAGAGTCTCCATTTTCCAATCCACTCGGGACTCTTCCTTTCCTTTCATCTTCAGAAAATtcctaataaaaataaaaaaattttttaaaatgtagccAGCATTTTGctctaaatataaaaaaaacccccacaaaccAAACAACCCAAAACAGATAATTAATGAATGATGAATACCTCCAGTTACGCATAATTTTCCTTTCATAACAACCTTCATTTCCAAGAGGGTCTAACAGCAGTACAGATCGTGAGGAGATTTTGACAacctaaaataaaaattgtatttaGTAGAATATGTGTAGTACACTAACTTAAGTAAACATAATCAGTTGTaagcattttcaaaataagaataTGCTGCTAAAAAGAACAATGTACCACAAGGATCCAGTGTGCACCGAAGTTCAGTGGGCACAACCAAATGTCCTCAGCCGGAAACAACAtctgtggaatatttttaaGTTTATAAAGGTTTAGATTCATTTACATAACATGCACTATATGACCTATATAACATCTACATTACCTTGGTGACACATTTAAACTTCCCAGAAAACAGAGAGGTTGCAACAACGCAAGACAACTGATACACGGGTTTCTGAAAAATGCacgagttttttttaaaagattacaTAATTGTATAAAATGCTTTTGTGAAATAACCGGCATACGTTCTTACTTGCCTTTTGTTTCCTAATGAGGCAGTGCAGGTATGCATCAATGACCTGTTTGGATTAACAGAAGGTTATTTTTACAGACCACCACTAGGACCAAAAATGATTACTTCACTTACCTCATCAGAAAGCCACCCACTGTCCTCCAGTGTGCGAAAAGAAGAGTCATACAATTTGTATGGCCCAACGACTGCCTCCACACGCCCGGTGTCTTTTGCAGCCCAAAGCCACTtcactaaaaacaaaatatgataAGTTTCTTTAGTAATAACAGTTGCCATTTGAAAATCACGGTCAATGGCCAACGGGCCACAAACAGACAAGGGCCAACGGGCCAACAACAGACAAGGGCCAACGGGCCAACAAAATAACCATGCCAGAGGGGAGAAATTAGCCAAAATTGGACCAACAGGTCAAAATTAgcaagagggagaaaaaaaaattctatccATTCGACTAGCCAAACTGGCAACAATTGACCAACCGGTCAGAATGAGATTTTAGCTATGCCACCTTTTTTCTTGCGTGCTGGGTTTCTGGGGGTCACTGGTACAAGCTCTTCTGGTGCTTGGACTGATGTTACCTGAGCTATTTTTGGTGCAAACTGTATGACAGAGGGTCTGTTATTTTGCAGCGCTTCAGGATGATGCTGAGGACTGCAAGGCTGCATCTCAGAAGATGGGCTACTCTCAACAGGTTCAGTTGGAGTTGAGACTTGGACAGGGTGGCTTGTTCTATAAGGTTTAATGTGGTCAATACTGTATAGactttttaaagtatttccTCAGCGTTTTTCAGTCTAACACATTTTCCACTGATGTCATCAATAGTGTAGGGACCTGAAAAAAATCCGGTTCAAGTCTTCCTCCTTTTCGCCCACGCTTCCTCATATTTAGAAGCAGAATTTGATCGCCTACATTGTacacaacatttttttgtactttttcagGACCCGCTTATGATATGCAACCTTTTTGCTTGTCTTGTGACTTCGCAATGTTTTCTTGTGCAGTTTCTTTAACTGCATgttgtgcttcactttcagactgTACATAGTCACTGTACCTTTTGTCGTCTGGCAGAATGATGTTGGAAATCTAAAATTTTGTAGATATTAGCAATTAAAACAAGATGATATCATATTCATAAAGACATTACTGGGTTTTACTTAAATGGTTTCAATTCTTAGTTCTAACATAGAAAGAATTTGACAAACACTCACCGGCACTTGAGCAGGCACTTCTGATGGAAATACTGCCTCTCTTCCATACATCAGAAAAAAAGGTGAGTATTTTGTTGTGGTGTGTACTTTTGACCGCAGTGAAAACAGGGTGGGATCTAGATACAGATCCCAGTTATTCTGCTGGTCATTCACCAGTTTTCGGAGGGCTCTAAATGCAGGCATCGAAATATGTAAAGACAGTAATGAAAGTTTAATTAGAAGtaaagaaattaataaattattaagTAACAATTAAGTTTGAATAACATAAGTTATGTTATTAAAAACTGATAGATAAAAATTAGGCATACCTTTTTATATTGTCATTGGTCTTTTCATCTAGACCATTGGTCTGTGGATGGTATGCTGCTGTGACACTTCTTTCAATTTGCAATAACTTGCAAAGATCAGAGTTGAGCTTCAACAGATAAGGACAAGGTTCTTATACTTCTTATACAAGCACACAAGAAAAAATTTTTGACCCCAGTGAAGTAAAGttaaaaatgtaactgaaaatTATTTAACACTTACTTCATTCACAAACTCTCTGCCTTGGTCTGACAAAATCCTTTTGGGGCAGCCATGTCTATATATAATGGAGCACAAGTGCTGGGCTACCTCAGATGCAGATTTCGTTTTTAATGGGAAAGCTTCAACCCATTTTGAAAAGTAGTCAGTTGCAGTCAGTATATACTGGAAGCCGCTTGACGTTTTAGGAAGCGGTCCAGTAAGATCTATACCAATAAGTTCCCACACTTCAGACACCTATCAAGGACAAATTAATAATTTGAATAACAATTTGTATAATGTACACATTAACATCGATGGTTAAAATTAGTTGGCAAACACTCCTGCCTTCATGAATATGAGCTAGAAGCATAGTTTGATGGGTAAAAGGGGCATAATATTTACCTAAATACACTGCAACGGTTGCACAGCAGTCAGTGGTTTCCCAACTTTTGACACTGGTCACATTCCAGAATCTTTAAGGTAAAAATATTTATGGAGTTCACGTAAATGTTCAACATTCTCATTTataaaaacccaaaaacatCATTAATGATATATTCTCTAACGAACAAACAATTTAGCAACaaaactttgtgtgtgtcttcaaaTCTCTGCCAGGCCTACAGGTTATTACTGTAATATCACTAATTaaccatatttatttatattttgcgagtgtacagtttctcttttaactgatattaaaaaaaaaaattcttattCTAAACGGCATTTAACAACAATGCAAACAGTTAATACATACCCATGTTTTAATGTCAACTGTCATACCAAACCAGTAAAATCTGGAACACACTGCATTTAGCGTTTTGTGTGTGCCAGTGTGTCCTCAATTGGAGATGAATGAAACTCATGAAATATCTTCCTGGCATCATCCATGGTTTTACTACTTTTCTGGTTCCAACAAAGAGTTCTCCATCTGCAGTAgaacaatatatatttataaattaatTTAACCACATATGTGAGTTGTTAGTATTAACAATAAATTACTGACCCTTTTGTTGGAATTTTGAGGCATATCTTCTGAGGTTTTGCCTCTGAGCCTTGTCATATCCTGAAGGGTAGGAGCCCGCAGAAATAAACGCGTAAATCTCTTCCCACTTCTTCTCCATATCTACGAATGTAAGTAAACATTTTCTTCTGAGCTTCAATATGTGCAGTTAACAATGCAAATAATGTAACTTATTAAATAACGACATTACCGAAACAGCCTTAAAACACCGAAGCTGCGGATTCAGAAGTGTTGTGCAAATACCACGTGTCCAGTAACTTGACAGCAGACTTCACCGAAGCTGCAAATTCGACAGTTTTGTGCAGAAAGCAGATAGCGACTTTACTTTAATATTGACAAACAATCACAAAGGCTTAAAAAACTCAAGTATCAACGTCAATAAAAAGTACTAATACTTACTACTTACCTATTTTCCTGCAAATATGACAACGGGGTAGCATTAAATCACAGCCGGATGTGCTTTGCTTCGCTTTATgtgttgtgcgcatgcgcgCACATGCTCAGGAACAACGGGTAGGACGGTTTGCGGGGTAGGAGAAATTCCCAGAACACCGGCTCCCCGGTTTTCGATGCCGAGGGACGAGTGTTTGGTCTGCACAGCGGCGGGTTTTTCTACGGGTTTCCGAACCTTAGCGAGAGTGTGATTGAGTACGCCTTTCCTCTGCTCACTATATTTGAAAACTTTGTGGATAATCTGAAGAAAGATGGGTATGGGGAGGTGTTTGAAAGAGTTGAGGAGGAAGCGAAGGGAAATCCTCACCTAGAAAACATTATAGCCTCTGTTGTGGGGTCAAAGCAAGGCAAACCTGACGCGTTGTTGCATGAAGTTGAGAGTAAAACAGATTCTGAGGAGATGGCTGTGTAGAGACAGAATGATCGGAGTAGTTTGTTTGCCTGTTTTGTACAGATGAACTCTTATTTTACAAATTCTTAGTTTTTCACTCGTTATCATTATATCGACAAGGGGTATGGGGCTCTTGACAACCATTTTCACCGTTTTTGGAAAAAGTGAGGAcaatttgtgtttccttttttgttttatcgtagttttgtttttagttttgacAGACTCGATACATTTAACTTTgtcataatttttttcttttatgagcCTTTAAGATTAGTTGAGTGACCGCATGATTTTACATTGCTCAACTAGTGTAATGAAATCAGTTtttctactgtgtgtgtgtgtgtgtgtgtgtgacctcacTGTAGATGCTGAAGACGTTGTAATTCTTAACGCTTGTTGTATGTATTCAAGTAAAGTTTGGGATTTATTAAAGGCTGTTTGGATACAGCTTCTGTTTTGAGGCTGCgaggttttttatttatttcacatccccccaaaaacaccatttttaaagTTATGTTCTTGCATTGTATTTTTATGTTCTGAAGTAATATACCCAGTCTCATTTCTTCAGGCCACGCCCTCTAATACTGCGTATCTACCTCTTCACTGAGATCACAACCTGTCAGTTTTTGGCCGGCGGTCATGGGTTCCTTCCAATAATATGACGCGAGACTGGCACTTTATTAAAGAAGGCACGTATTAACAGCACAACCcactaaaaaaaccaaaatggcTTCCTTTTATACTCTACCTATTCGGGTGAGCATCCGGACTAGCCCGAGTATGGGTGTTAACTAATCAAAATGAAAGCATTAACGTACAATAACATTAGAGCACGtaacaaacatatacatatttccaaAATACGTACTATAAACAAATCAATAACATATGCTTCAACCGTTACTATCTATCCATACTCCCCTAACCCGGCACACTGGTCTGCTCCAGGAGCTCTTAAGCAGGTGATTGAGCCGCTTCCACATCCTGCAAGAAGCAACCGGGACAGGTGACTACTTTTACAAATTCTCTTTTCACATAGGTTACCGACAAATGATTAAATGTAAGCAGCTCTAACTTTGGCTCTTTTCTGACACAGGTAGGATGGACCTTGTCGCTTCACCTTTACAAGCTGTCAATTTAATCCTACATGAAAAAACCTAATAAAGAATTCATGAGAACTAGTGTGTTgtctttattgtattatttttaattcccaatcaatcaattaattaataaaaatgcaaactaGGTAATTCTTAACGCTTGTTACGTATGTATTCAAGTGAGGCTTGGGATTTATTAAAGgcttttcactgctatgcaaatgatacccacttttattggttaaactgaggttattgtaacggggcgtaaaaatcttagaaacactgtctaacaagatccttactctggacggTATTGTCTTGAGCCGTCTGTTGTAGTGATTTGGCACATTATAACTAAAATTGAGGCACACAATCCCATCGCACAACAtcacaacatttatttatttacaaaaataaaaaaaacttttttccacGGAGAGATGCCGCGGCCAACTCTACAGTTTTTGAAAATCGCTGCCACTCCCACCCGCTCTCTAAGATCAACCCACTTCCAGATCACACCCCCTtctgtcattttaaaaagaagactgCCGTCTCATTCCTTCAAAACCATTTTTAGctcaaaaacagagagaaggaTGGACTCTGCACCCCTGCGCCACACCGAGGAGGAGGGAAGTTCTGCGGCTGAGGGCACAATGGTACCCGACACCCCCGACTACTACAGACCCCCGGAGGAGCAGCGACATGCCGACGAGCTGGACGGCTGGGCGTCTTCTTTATTCATTGATGCCGTGAAAACGGCGGTGTATCATCTGGTCAACTTGGTAATCAACAAGTACCTCACTGACGAATGCAACGGCTGTAAGTCCGATCACCCCCGCCAGAAACAGCACGAGTGTCTGCAAGTCTTGGAGGATGATTTTTACTCCGACAACTATTACACCATCAGAAAAAGACTCCTCTTCCCTCGTTTCATTCCATCCATTCAACGTCTGCTGATTGCTCGCAACATCAAAATGGACGACGTCAAAGTCCGCATGGTGGCGGAAACTCTCTTGCACGAGCTGTTCCCTATTAATGATCTACGGTGATTTGGCCCCATAAAATAATAAGGCTTTAATGAAATCATTGTGATACAGAGATTTGATTTCTTGTGCATGCATtggataaaaaaataattgcagTAAATGTAGTTTACCAACTGCTCCTCAGTCCAAACTGACTTTATGCTTCATACGTGTCAACTCAGGGAACTCCTGCCGTGACCTCCCCtctgtgagcacacacacacacacacacgcacgcacgcacgcagaaggagagaaacagaaagatcaTTAATGCAGAGGCTTGCAGCAGCTCTTGGATTTTCACTCTCTGTCGGATTTCGGAAGAACGGTCACATAAATTTCATTACAAATTTTTTACCTTTGCTTCAACGTGTCTTTAAACCCTTTCTCGTTCAAATTGTTTAttcacatagtaaagaagtagctcaATAAGTAGGAACAGCGatagtttaaagacattttctacaataatttcatcatctgcagtttgtgaaaactgcggttaaaaaaataaatcagtaaatTCACAAATGATGGACTCTTTTCAGAGGTACGCTTCATGTACTGATTAACATACACTTAAAAGATGTACATTAGGCTGCACACTCGTTATGCCATTACGGATTTTTCAAGAGTCTgtttgagctaaaaaaaaaaaaaaaaaaacttgaaatatatCTATGTATATTTTAACACAGATGAAATGTTTTTGGATAACAAACGAGTcacaatttaaacactgtttgaatAATCAAAGAGATATTTATAAAGGGCAGGCTTACcgggagcagagaaacacgctgtattgtcTCTTTTGCATGAGACACACCAGAAACGCTCTGTGCAGATAGCAAAGTCTGTGCTGTGGGAGTGTCTGGACCCTCCACGCCGCACAACCTCGCACTGGTCCCCAGGGGTACGGCAAACTTGTAAGCCCTAGTTGGGCTCTCGAAAAATATGCTTGAGTTGTTCTTGCGTCCAACAAAAAATGAGttctaatatgttttatttgtaaTGTTACTGAGTTAGCgccatttaaaatcaaaaaatgattAGTCTCTTAAATGAACGGCATCTTGTTAGACCGGGGACTTAAAAAACTGATgcattgttttacattttgtgcACTTGGGCACACTTCAATGAAACTCGAAAAGTGGGACACACAATATGGAGATGATGACTCGGCATTTGTTAGGGAGGAGTGTAAGTATAGAGAGGAGGAATTCCCATTCATGTACTCTGCAATGTGCATTGTGTCCTTGTAACGTGTTTActttttttccaaaataaatagctgtgaaAAACCCATCAAAGTTGAGGTAAGTGGTTACCACAGTAtggtggttttttttaattttttttattagggtcaaatttctctttgggtaaaaattaagccaacatccaagtgtcaaaggtcggttataaaaaaaacaagtcagtccCTGAAGCTTGTTTGTGCCACAGATACTAATTCAGTGACTGCGTGTGAGGAATGTTTTGGGACCTGTCTGATCTTAAAAAACTAACTTTGTTGTTACGTTACAGCAATATTGAGGAAAGATTTAACAGCTGATCGTGGAGcaggatgaaggtcaaagggaaACTCGCTGCCACGCTTCCGGTTATGCTTCCATCCGGCGTAGTCATCTGACCGGTCCGTGCTATATCGCCcctcctgacccggagtggCATATCGTGTTGTAGAAAAGTTTGTTTgattcgctctctctctctctctctcgctctctctcactcttaccaaaataataaattctctgggggtttttttctcataCGTTATACGAGACAGAGGAAGCATCCCGATCTCTCGGAGGTAATTGACCGGGATGAACCGACGGAACTTATTCAAGTTCTCAATATGTGCgctgtgctttttttcactAAGGGTTATTTTACACGTACAATGAGTTGAGGCCAATATGAAATTCTTTGCTTGGCTGGAGGCATTAAGAAATACTAATAACGATTAGAGGGGTTGTTGACTCCTCCTCGATATGCGTAAAACAAGGCCGTTTTCTTTTAGGGTTTCTGTCTATTGAGAAAACCCATTATAAAAGTatctaaaaaaaatgaagaaaaactctttactttggtctgagaaggagtggctgcacaaaaccaaaatacctcATCCGAGGGAGTTTTAATTGATTAAGTAAGGCCGATTTCTGAATATGTGCATTgcgcttttttttcctctaaggCTTACTTTACACGAATGAGGTGGGCGGTCTGTAGGTTACAAGCGGAtagaaagttcttcttttcattaCAAGCGCCTGCCTCCACCCCACTCTATAAAAATGCAatttgttgctaggcagataATCTTAAAGGTGTTTTATTGCGTCTGTAatataagaaagtaaaatacatccgctattaaaaaaagaaatagttcTTTACTGACAAAATTGTCATAATatttaaacagaattcaaactgCTGTCTGTGGAAAACTAACTGCCGCTCTGTCTCTCTATACAGCACTGACTCAACAGAAATCTGATGCTTCACCCCCAGGAACCATACCCCTCCCTCTTTGATCCCCAGATCTCTTCCCCGTCCAAGTAGAGAGGAACGCAGGGCTGCAGAATGAAAGGATCCATCTTGCGTCTGTGCATAGGATAGTGTGCGCCCTCCTCTCTTTTTATTCTCCTACCTCCGCAGACCCCCTCCctctaaaaactttttttttttttttctcaacaggtgGCGCGATTATGGATCATATTACACACTTCCGAgtttccccctccctctccgGATGCAATTCGTCACGCTTAGGGATCAAATTACACACTTCcggtgggggaggggaggggtcaaaaggtcaaggctAGGGTCATCAATCAAATTTTGACACAAGCTGTATGGGAATAGTTTTTGATGTCCTTCCTTTGTAAGATGGGTTTTGATTAACTAGATGGTTTTGACCCTCAAACCACACATGGACAAGTCTGTGATTCAGGTCAGGTCTCACTCCACACATGAATCTCAGAAAGAGCATCTGAAGCAGATTCAGGTGGCATGGTTAGACAACATCCTCACCAACTAATGTGATTATTGTTTGAGATTGGAATAACGGTCTGAGACTgacctgaaaaacaaacaaacaaacaaccaaaaaacgTGGTCTACACAGACAAAATTATAAAACCTCAAATAACTAGATACTGTATTTGGTGTAAATTATTCACTTTAGCTGTTAATGTTTATGTAGAAGTTACCTGTCAGAAGCAGCAGGATCACAGTGTGgtccaaaaacaaagaacataGTTGAACTTTATAGATCAGTTGTGGAAGTATCCTGGAgttctgaaaaaaacaacataaagtgCCAGAAATGTGAATTGCTCTAAACTAATTCATTATTGTAAGACATTTGAAATATCTGCTATAACTACCGATAAC
The sequence above is a segment of the Oreochromis aureus strain Israel breed Guangdong linkage group 3, ZZ_aureus, whole genome shotgun sequence genome. Coding sequences within it:
- the LOC120434192 gene encoding uncharacterized protein LOC120434192, with the protein product MLFPAEDIWLCPLNFGAHWILVVVKISSRSVLLLDPLGNEGCYERKIMRNWRNFLKMKGKEESRVDWKMETLPHNKQMDSSSCGVLVLKFAEHYLMSGEVTRVLSTPEAIGLQRTEIACELLEHQSNADDYCVVCSMLEADPESSMIEMVKQINHKCNIQLLATLFGPLELFHILSYYSHKHESILIVIPRERPIQSGVYVRSGTTVVHDSKQFLQMNN